CACACTTGTACAGTGTGTCGCATCTCTCTCTCCATTTTTCCCCTATCCCTCTGTCTTTACTCTCACCAACACTATTGGTAATGCTGATCATGGACAATCATCAGACATGTTGTAGATCCAGCTCCCAGGCCAGGTACTCCAGATCGAGCTCTCAGGCCGGGCACTCCAGATCGAGCTCCCATGCCAAGTACTCTAGGCCAAGCACTCTTGGCCGAGCACTTTAGGTTAGGCACTTAAGGCTTAATAATCTAAGGAGATCACTCTACTTCGATGCTTTTCATTATATcttcttttgttattttttactATTATTTCAAAGCACCACTTGACTTAAGTATCGGATGAGACCTAGCTTGAGCCACTTGGTGGGCTTTTATGTTCTCTTTGCATGTAGATCCATGATTCTTTATGGTGGATTGGTGTTCCGTGTTCCATTTTCTGCCATCATGGACCAAGCAGACTTATATGTATCCTTCGTGCCTCTAGATAATTAGAAAATGGTCGGATAAAATTTGGGCATCAATAGTATTTTTTCATGAATCAATGTATACTCGTGGAAGTAAATATAAAGTTTACCTTTTCGAATCGGTATTCAAGGCCCAAGATGCCATAATGTCCTTTAATAAATATAGTTTGATTTATATAGTAAATTGGatattatatttaattaaagcaAAACTTGATGGTGTTTAAATAAAATAGTTGATTACATACATTGCAAAATATAATTCATAATGATATgttacataaaatataaatataaatgataATTGTATCGATAATTTGCGATTAGATATTTTCTGATATTAATATTATGAAATATAACATGTACTACCATTATATAATGCAACACAACATATGATATGGTAACATAGTCTTATTTATacaaaacaatttttttatcaTACTACTACAGTATGTTTTGTTATATAATGCTCTATACTCATATTGATTTAGGCATCTAGGACCGGCTTGGTTTTCACAAACTTTTTTTTCTCGTTGAAATAATTTTTCTAGAAACCTAATGCTTGGGtacaaatacttaaaaaaataatttttatatatttgattgACCATAAACAAGTAGCAATTATAGGGTGGCTTATATTTAGTTTAGAATTtactttttttgagaaaaactgTATAAAATATATCtatgctcttaataaaaaaatattttatctaaTTCTATCaagtatttttgaaaaaatatataataattttcAGTTAGTAAGAAAATAACTTTTATATATCCCATATGGTTTTtccttttataaaatataaaaattttattctcataagatattttttctctttaaaaACTTTCACCAAATATAACGCCCCCCTGACCATGCTTACCTCCCTCTATTTTTTCCGCAAACCAAATGCAGTGACATACTGACATCACCTATTAATCTcgttatattttatttctaatcttccaCTAGCGCCGATAATAGAGAAACAGAATTATAGATAGAAGTCAACCACCTGATAGCGGGGTAAGGAAACCGTATGGTCATCAAATACCAAAAGCCTAGGGTTCCCATCCTATCCTATTCCCATCTATAAACCAATCCATCTCCAATAACATCCGCTCTCTATCCTTTCCCGCCGCCACCCTCTCCAGCGCCATCGCCATCGCCACCACCTACGAGCCCTAATACTTCTAGCTACAGATCATTCATGGCGGAGAGAGGCGGAGAGAGGGGCGGGTTCGGCCGCGGCTTCGGCCGGGGCCGGGGCgaccgcggccgcggccgcggcgaTCGCCGCGGTGGCCGCCGAGGTGGGCGGCGCGATGAGGAGGAGAAGTGGGTCCCCGTGACGAAGCTCGGGCGGTTGGTGAAGGAGGGCCGGATCCAGAGCCTGGAGCAGATCTATCTCCACTCTCTCCCCGTGAAGGAGCACCAGATTGTGGACACCCTCCTCGGCCCCCAGCTCAAGGATGAAGTGATGAAGATCATGCCCGTCCAGAAGCAGACCCGCGCCGGGCAGCGCACCCGCTTTAAGGCCTTCGTCGTCGTCGGCGACGGCAATGGCCACGTCGGCCTCGGCGTCAAGTGCTCCAAGGAGGTTGCCACCGCCATCCGGGGCTCCATCATCCTCGCCAAGCTCTCCGTCATCCCCGTCAGGCGGGGATACTGGGGGAACAAGATCGGCAAGCCCCACACCGTGCCGTGCAAGGTCACCGGCAAGTGTGGCTCCGTCACCGTCCGCATGGTGCCCGCGCCCCGTGGTGCAGGGATCGTCGCTGCTCGTGTGCCCAAGAAGGTGCTGCAGTTCGCTGGGATCGAGGATGTCTTCACCTCCACCCGCGGATCCACCAAGACACTCGGCAACTTCGTCAAGGTccgtgtttttcttctttttctttcaattaGAATTATTATTTGTCACATTGGATTGTACGTGTTTCTTTTACTTATTTGCATTTATTTATCTTGTGAAATTGTTAATTAGCTGTTTTGATCGATTGCAATTACATTTAGATGGAACAGTATTATAAGTTGTTTTTAACCAAATCTATCAGGAAGTTGGTTaacgtattttttttttgtgacatGCGTTTGCATAAATAGATTAAAACAATGATTAAAATTGTAAATTTATATTTGGAATCACTTTTCTTGTTACTCTGGGCATTGCTTTAGTTATTCTGTTTAGTGTTACAGTCTATGTtgatgtatcttctttgattgaGCCAATTGTTTATCTTGAGTACCTGTTGAGTTGGTTTTGGCATATGGAGTTTCAGATGCCTGGTGGTTGGTTCGTTATCTTTTATACCGTATTGATGCATTTTTCTCACTAAGAtgattataaatattatatgcTTTTGATTTTGATTGCTGTAGTGCTCCTGTGACCAAGGCTGCAGGGGAGAAAGATGCTAATTTTAATCTTAATGTATCACATAGATGTAGGAGGATTGGCATGAATCCTTTTTCTGTTTATGTAATTTTACTGTTTCTTGGGAGAGGCATGAAGTCGGTTAcatgttcttttttctttcatgcCGGAGGACCAGTGGGAGGATCAAATGGACTAGAAGAGGGTTGAAATTGAAAGCCATGTTGAACTTATTTTACCTTTTTTACCTAGTTTTAGGTGGTGAGGGCTTCATCTTAATTGCTAAGATGTATCAGACActtaaaattctgcatacagaaGAATATGATATCTTTGTTGGTTGAACTAGAAGAGAGGAAACATGCAGGTGCATGGATGCAAGCTAAAGTTTGATGGCCGAAAGCTACCTTAGCTGCACAGCCTTAGGTACATAACAATCAAGAACATACAGGAAGTCTtttccatttctttcttttggagAAAATTTTTTGCACAGTACCCAGGACCATTACTTAAGTGGGTTTGTACTGTGAAGAGGCAAAGCTTTCAAG
This sequence is a window from Phoenix dactylifera cultivar Barhee BC4 unplaced genomic scaffold, palm_55x_up_171113_PBpolish2nd_filt_p 001649F, whole genome shotgun sequence. Protein-coding genes within it:
- the LOC120108935 gene encoding 40S ribosomal protein S2-3-like → MAERGGERGGFGRGFGRGRGDRGRGRGDRRGGRRGGRRDEEEKWVPVTKLGRLVKEGRIQSLEQIYLHSLPVKEHQIVDTLLGPQLKDEVMKIMPVQKQTRAGQRTRFKAFVVVGDGNGHVGLGVKCSKEVATAIRGSIILAKLSVIPVRRGYWGNKIGKPHTVPCKVTGKCGSVTVRMVPAPRGAGIVAARVPKKVLQFAGIEDVFTSTRGSTKTLGNFVKATFDCLMKTYGFLTPDFWRETRFTKSPFQEYTDLLAKPNKAIVLEDNTERVEA